A window of Xylophilus sp. GW821-FHT01B05 contains these coding sequences:
- the aroB gene encoding 3-dehydroquinate synthase translates to MSSASPASLIPSSLPGQSATVQIALGDRSYAIRIGQGLLADAGTYAQLPRAATALIVTNSTVAPLYEAALRAALAPHYPQLHTVVLPDGEAHKDWPTLNLIFDALLEKGCDRKTVLFALGGGVVGDMTGFAAACYMRGVPFVQVPTTLLAQVDSSVGGKTAINHPLGKNMVGAFYQPQLVVCDLDTIQTLPPREVSAGLAEIIKYGPIADMAFLDWIEANVDALRAGDAKALAHAVQRSCEIKAAVVGEDEREGGLRAILNFGHTFGHAIESGLGYGAWLHGEGVGCGMVMAATLSQRLGLVDAAFVARLTAVIARAGLPVKAPQLDAADNAGRWLQLMRVDKKAEGGEIRFVLIDGPGRATMRAAPDALVREVIAACS, encoded by the coding sequence ATGTCTTCTGCCAGCCCTGCCTCCCTGATTCCTTCTTCCTTGCCCGGCCAGAGTGCCACGGTGCAGATCGCGCTCGGCGATCGCAGCTACGCGATCCGCATCGGCCAAGGCCTGCTGGCCGACGCCGGCACCTACGCGCAACTGCCGCGCGCCGCCACGGCGCTGATCGTCACCAACAGCACGGTGGCGCCTTTGTACGAGGCCGCCCTGCGCGCCGCGCTGGCGCCGCACTATCCGCAGTTGCACACCGTGGTGCTGCCCGACGGCGAGGCGCACAAGGACTGGCCCACGCTCAACCTCATCTTCGACGCCTTGCTGGAAAAGGGCTGCGACCGCAAGACCGTGCTGTTCGCGCTGGGCGGCGGCGTGGTGGGCGACATGACCGGCTTTGCTGCGGCCTGCTACATGCGCGGCGTGCCCTTTGTGCAGGTGCCGACCACGCTGCTGGCCCAGGTCGACTCCTCGGTGGGCGGCAAGACCGCCATCAACCACCCGCTGGGCAAGAACATGGTGGGCGCCTTCTACCAGCCGCAGTTGGTGGTGTGCGATCTGGACACCATCCAGACCCTGCCGCCGCGCGAGGTCAGCGCCGGCCTGGCCGAGATCATCAAGTACGGTCCGATTGCCGACATGGCCTTCCTCGACTGGATCGAGGCAAATGTCGACGCCTTGCGCGCCGGCGATGCAAAGGCCCTGGCCCATGCGGTGCAGCGCAGCTGCGAGATCAAGGCCGCGGTGGTGGGCGAGGACGAGCGCGAAGGCGGCCTGCGCGCCATCCTGAACTTCGGCCACACCTTTGGCCACGCGATCGAATCCGGCCTGGGCTATGGCGCCTGGCTGCATGGCGAGGGCGTGGGCTGCGGCATGGTGATGGCGGCCACGCTGTCGCAGCGCCTGGGTTTGGTGGATGCGGCTTTTGTGGCGCGCCTCACCGCCGTGATCGCCCGTGCCGGCCTGCCGGTGAAAGCGCCGCAGTTGGACGCTGCCGACAACGCTGGCCGTTGGCTGCAACTGATGCGTGTGGACAAGAAGGCCGAGGGCGGTGAGATCCGCTTCGTGCTGATCGACGGCCCCGGCCGGGCGACCATGCGCGCCGCGCCAGATGCTCTGGTGCGCGAAGTGATTGCGGCCTGCAGCTAG
- a CDS encoding shikimate kinase: protein MIICLVGLPGSGKSTVGRQLARRLQVPFADSDHVIEEQIGGSIREFFEREGESAFRDIEAAVLQQLVREHRGVLATGGGAVLRPENRACLRQAGQVVYLRSSPEDLYRRLRHDRNRPLLQVDDQMARLRELFQARDQLYQEVAHFTLDTGRPSVNALLASIVMQLELSGYEVGQPPAGDKPEA from the coding sequence TTGATCATTTGCTTGGTTGGCCTTCCCGGGTCTGGAAAATCAACGGTGGGCCGCCAGCTCGCGCGGCGCTTGCAAGTGCCGTTTGCGGACTCGGACCATGTGATCGAGGAGCAGATCGGCGGCAGCATTCGCGAGTTCTTCGAGCGCGAGGGCGAGTCGGCGTTTCGGGATATCGAGGCGGCGGTACTGCAGCAGTTGGTGCGTGAGCATCGCGGCGTGCTGGCTACCGGCGGCGGTGCCGTGCTGCGGCCCGAGAACCGGGCCTGCCTGCGCCAGGCGGGGCAGGTGGTGTACCTGCGTTCATCCCCTGAGGACCTGTACCGGCGTTTGCGGCACGACCGCAATCGCCCCTTGCTGCAGGTCGATGACCAGATGGCGCGATTGCGCGAACTGTTCCAGGCACGTGACCAGCTCTACCAGGAGGTGGCCCACTTCACGCTCGACACCGGGCGGCCGTCGGTGAATGCGCTGCTGGCGTCCATCGTCATGCAGCTGGAACTCTCGGGCTATGAGGTCGGGCAGCCACCGGCTGGCGACAAGCCCGAGGCCTGA